A region of Mycolicibacterium brumae DNA encodes the following proteins:
- a CDS encoding MlaD family protein: MIGAAADGVVGAVKWGHRNKTWLSTIALILVLVLSLVWIMINALRFNPFIRTYNMTLELPRSGGLLEGQDVTYQGVQVGRVEQLDIVPDGVNAVLRMNKHIDIPASSDVRVSGLSPAGEQFVNFLGDKNAGDSGPFLEDGSVIARDRANIPIDLATFLANTDGLSKQIDTDKMATIKKELSLSTEGPEKLESIIDGGTYLLSTIDGVLPETTRTLRTSRVVLDLISDKNAGISAASANIDEVLTAADKMREGYKKLLAQTPATLGQVDNVINDNSDTMVQLLGNLTTTTQVLYLRTPALSSLWPDYRGSMLDSLGSTMYGSGVWVNLSIYPRYTCDYGTPRLPVSSADYPEPFMYTYCRDTDPAVLIRGAKNAPRPAGDDTAGPPMGADLGRQTDPTPKGRYTVPTEYGGPTLPIEPPR; encoded by the coding sequence GACATCGCAATAAGACCTGGTTGTCGACCATCGCGCTGATCCTGGTGCTGGTGCTGTCGCTGGTCTGGATCATGATCAACGCGCTGCGGTTCAACCCGTTCATCCGGACCTACAACATGACCCTGGAGCTGCCGCGCTCCGGTGGTCTGCTGGAGGGGCAGGACGTCACCTACCAGGGCGTCCAGGTCGGCCGGGTCGAGCAGCTCGACATCGTTCCCGACGGCGTCAACGCCGTGCTGCGGATGAACAAGCACATCGACATCCCGGCGAGTTCCGATGTCCGGGTCTCGGGTCTGTCACCCGCCGGTGAGCAGTTCGTCAACTTCCTCGGCGACAAGAACGCCGGCGACAGCGGTCCGTTCCTGGAGGACGGCAGCGTCATCGCCCGTGACCGCGCGAACATCCCGATCGACCTGGCCACCTTCCTGGCCAACACCGACGGCTTGTCCAAGCAGATCGACACCGACAAGATGGCGACGATCAAGAAGGAGCTGAGTCTCAGCACCGAGGGCCCGGAGAAGCTGGAGAGCATCATCGACGGCGGTACGTACCTGCTGTCGACCATCGACGGCGTGCTTCCGGAGACCACCCGGACGCTGCGCACCAGCCGCGTGGTGCTGGACCTGATCTCGGACAAGAACGCCGGCATCTCGGCCGCCTCCGCCAATATCGACGAGGTGCTGACCGCCGCCGACAAGATGCGTGAGGGCTACAAGAAGCTGCTGGCCCAAACCCCGGCCACGTTGGGCCAGGTCGACAACGTCATCAACGACAACTCCGACACCATGGTGCAGTTGCTGGGCAACCTGACCACCACCACCCAGGTGCTCTACCTGCGCACACCCGCGCTGAGCAGCCTGTGGCCGGACTACCGCGGATCGATGCTCGACTCGCTGGGCAGCACCATGTACGGCAGCGGTGTGTGGGTGAACCTGTCCATCTATCCGCGCTACACCTGCGACTACGGCACGCCGCGCCTGCCGGTGTCGTCGGCGGACTACCCGGAGCCGTTCATGTACACCTACTGCCGGGACACCGATCCGGCGGTGCTGATCCGTGGCGCCAAGAACGCGCCGCGGCCGGCCGGTGACGACACCGCGGGCCCGCCGATGGGCGCCGATCTGGGCCGCCAGACCGATCCCACCCCCAAGGGCCGGTACACCGTCCCGACCGAGTACGGCGGCCCCACGCTGCCCATCGAGCCGCCGCGGTGA
- a CDS encoding mannan-binding protein: protein MTVTLTPSASASVESFCGDIGGGWDGAYCRTTAVSPRKAVRDIKLALPGGLIDDPTSGPVLREYLTTLMGNWRNAADKMAVDSFAEENFQIFQHGSALSAVFHETYHSDGPFPANAYRTYTFDMAQGRRLMLADIMKPGLDPLVVLPPMIEPFLIPALAAAPKGPSPTAYPFIPERWTPDKVYSGAYKAWALTPDELIIWMPDYPVARDFPVNYNGNTYQWSMDGGTVQVHVPLGAIASVLRPEYGGV, encoded by the coding sequence ATGACGGTGACCCTCACCCCCTCGGCGTCGGCGTCGGTGGAGTCCTTCTGCGGCGACATCGGCGGCGGGTGGGACGGCGCGTACTGCCGCACCACCGCAGTGTCCCCGCGCAAGGCGGTCCGCGACATCAAGCTGGCCCTGCCGGGCGGCCTGATCGACGACCCGACCTCTGGGCCGGTGCTGCGGGAGTACCTGACCACGCTGATGGGCAACTGGCGCAACGCGGCCGACAAGATGGCCGTGGACAGCTTCGCGGAGGAGAACTTCCAGATCTTCCAGCACGGCAGCGCGCTGTCGGCGGTCTTCCACGAGACGTACCACTCCGACGGCCCGTTCCCCGCGAACGCCTACCGCACCTACACCTTCGACATGGCGCAGGGCCGACGGCTGATGCTCGCCGACATCATGAAGCCGGGCCTGGACCCGCTGGTGGTGCTGCCGCCCATGATCGAGCCGTTCCTGATCCCGGCCCTGGCCGCCGCGCCGAAGGGCCCGTCTCCCACCGCGTACCCGTTCATCCCGGAGCGCTGGACCCCGGACAAGGTGTACTCCGGCGCGTACAAGGCCTGGGCGCTGACCCCCGACGAGCTGATCATCTGGATGCCGGACTACCCCGTGGCCCGCGACTTCCCGGTCAACTACAACGGGAACACCTACCAGTGGTCGATGGACGGCGGCACGGTGCAGGTGCACGTGCCGCTGGGCGCCATCGCCAGCGTGCTGCGCCCGGAGTACGGCGGGGTGTAA
- a CDS encoding crotonase/enoyl-CoA hydratase family protein, with protein sequence MDSYNSVTIDVNDHVAVVTLIGPGKGNAMGPDFWRELPEVFEALDADPQVRAIVLTGSGKNFSYGLDLPAMAGTLAPVLAEGAQAKPRMEFLATIKQMQKATNAVADSRTPVIAAVSGWCIGGALDLIASADIRYASADAKFSIREVKLAIVADMGSLARLPYIIGDGHLRELALTGKDIDAARAEKIGLVNDVYDDQQACLDAALATAAEIAANPPLTVRGVMDVLDEQRAADVAANLRYVAAWNAAFLPAKDLGEGIAAIFAKRPPNFTGD encoded by the coding sequence ATGGATTCCTACAACTCGGTGACCATCGACGTGAACGACCACGTCGCCGTGGTGACGCTGATCGGCCCCGGCAAGGGCAACGCGATGGGCCCGGACTTCTGGCGCGAGCTGCCGGAGGTCTTCGAGGCCCTCGACGCCGACCCGCAGGTCCGCGCGATCGTGCTGACCGGCTCCGGCAAGAACTTCAGCTACGGCCTGGACTTGCCGGCGATGGCCGGGACGTTGGCCCCGGTGCTGGCCGAGGGCGCGCAGGCCAAACCGCGGATGGAGTTCCTCGCCACGATCAAGCAGATGCAGAAGGCCACCAACGCCGTCGCCGACTCCCGCACCCCGGTCATCGCGGCGGTGTCGGGCTGGTGCATCGGTGGCGCGCTGGACCTCATCGCGTCCGCCGACATCCGCTACGCCAGCGCCGACGCCAAATTCTCCATCCGTGAGGTCAAGCTGGCCATCGTCGCCGACATGGGCAGCCTGGCCCGGCTGCCGTACATCATCGGCGACGGGCATCTGCGCGAGCTGGCGCTGACCGGCAAGGACATCGACGCGGCCCGGGCGGAGAAGATCGGACTGGTCAACGATGTCTACGACGACCAGCAGGCCTGTCTGGACGCCGCGCTGGCCACCGCCGCCGAGATCGCCGCGAATCCGCCACTGACGGTGCGTGGGGTGATGGACGTGCTCGACGAACAGCGCGCCGCCGACGTCGCCGCGAACCTGCGTTACGTGGCGGCCTGGAACGCCGCCTTCCTGCCGGCCAAGGACCTCGGGGAGGGCATCGCCGCGATCTTCGCCAAACGCCCGCCGAACTTCACCGGGGACTAG